A single Fusarium oxysporum Fo47 chromosome IV, complete sequence DNA region contains:
- a CDS encoding ubiquitin-related domain-containing protein, producing MTDSPPTEPRARSKSPAPKDKDDRKGRDDTYRENDERRQRRDRSRSHNRNNNRDRRDSPPRRPRDRSRSPARRPRGSGGFKWKGERRDNDRNRDFRRRSPQRHRDRDYGRDRNYRRDDRDGGRDRQRDGDRDQRRERKEKKEEKPKAPMAQAGEEMIIVNVNDRLGTKAAVPCLESDTVGQLKMMVAARIGRDPGQIILKRQSERPFKDHITLGDYGISNGVQLDLEIDTRD from the coding sequence ATGACAGACTCACCACCAACGGAGCCCCGAGCTCGCTCAAAATCACCCGCtcccaaggacaaggacgaTCGCAAAGGTCGCGACGATACATACAGAGAGAATGACGAACGTCGCCAGCGCAGAGACCGCAGCAGGTCGCACAATCGTAACAACAACCGCGACCGCAGAGATTCGCCTCCACGCAGACCCCGAGATCGATCGCGATCGCCAGCGCGAAGACCCAGAGGATCGGGCGGCTTTAAGTGGAAGGGAGAGCGTCGGGATAATGACAGAAACCGTGACTTCCGCAGACGCTCACCGCAGCGACATCGGGATCGCGATTATGGCAGGGATCGGAACTACCGCCGAGATGACCGTGATGGAGGACGGGACAGACAGCGAGATGGCGATAGGGAtcagagaagggagaggaaggaaaagaaggaagagaagcctAAGGCTCCCATGGCTCAGGCAGGCGAGGAGAtgatcatcgtcaacgtcaacgATCGACTTGGTACGAAAGCTGCTGTACCCTGCTTGGAGTCTGATACCGTgggccagctgaagatgatggtcGCCGCCCGAATCGGTCGTGACCCTGGCCAGATTATCTTGAAACGACAGAGTGAGAGACCATTCAAAGATCACATTACCCTGGGAGATTATGGCATCTCGAACGGCGTGCAACTGGATCTGGAAATTGATACACGGGACTGA
- a CDS encoding general substrate transporter: MSSKDDKILHDEDDGTIEDINIVPTADLPTKLADSVAYGPGGIRGVIQSPFVFGAAFLASLGGFSFGYDQGVISIINVMSQFHDVFPRAASGFGKGFMTGMLEFGAFLGCFFMPWMADKISRKKALAVVVVIFNIGAILQTAAVNYEMLVLGRTVGGIGVGTLALGAPLYISEISPPNLRGTLLVLESISICAGVVVSFYITFGTRHLEGDIAFRLPLGLQMVSATIVGVGILFFPYSPRWLALVGRTEDALSNLSRMRCLPPDDSRVLTEYQGIIAEAQFQKTVLERRHPGKQGFKLEVLTWLDLFSSKTWRRTAVGCGILFFQQFSGINAFIYYAPTLFQSLGQSEEMSLTMSGIFNVLQLVAVGVCFFIIDRVGRRPLAIFGGVGGAVSWGIMAILVGIFSHNWKANAAAGWGCVAMAFIFILCYGVSYSPLGWALPSEVFPSATRSKGVALSTATCWICNFIVGVITPPMLESIGFGTYVFYGSWCAIAAAWAYFLVPETKGRSLEEMDQVFGDNSGQEEKEILKATAAQARSAGNPIHHV, translated from the exons ATGTCTTCCAAAGATGACAAAAttctccatgatgaagatgatggtaCCATAGAAGACATCAACATCGTACCTACAGCAGATCTCCCGACCAAACTCGCGGACAGCGTCGCCTATGGCCCCGGAGGTATACGGGGCGTTATACAGTCCCCTTTTGTCTTTGGAGCTGCATTTCTTGCCTCATTAGGCGGCTTCTCTTTTGGATATGACCAAGGCGTtatttccatcatcaatgtCATGTCTCAGTTCCATGATGTCTTTCCTAGGGCAGCTTCTGGCTTTGGGAAGGGCTTCATGACAGGTATGCTGGAGTTTGGAGCTTTCTTGGGCTGTTTCTTCATGCCCTGGATGGCCGATAAGATCTCCCGAAAGAAGGCTCtggctgttgttgttgtgatCTTCAATATTGGTGCTATACTTCAAACTGCTGCGGTCAACTATGAAATGCTCGTTCTTGGTCGCACAGTGGGTGGAATAGGTGTCGGTACTCTTGCATTG GGAGCTCCTCTTTACATCTCCGAAATCTCACCCCCGAATCTGCGAGGgactcttcttgttctcgaaTCTATATCTATTTGCGCCGGCGTAGTTGTTTCGTTTTATATCACCTTTGGAACTCGTCACTTGGAGGGCGACATCGCCTTCCGTCTTCCTCTTGGCCTTCAAATGGTCTCTGCAACAATTGTCGGAGTTGGaatcctcttcttcccttaCTCGCCCAGATGGCTTGCCCTTGTTGGACGCACAGAAGATGCTCTCAGCAATCTATCTCGAATGCGTTGTCTTCCCCCTGACGACTCTAGAGTCCTTACTGAGTATCAAGGCATTATCGCCGAGGCGCAATTCCAGAAAACCGTGCTTGAGCGCCGCCACCCTGGTAAACAGggcttcaagcttgaagTCTTGACTTGGCTTGACTTGTTTAGCTCCAAGACATGGCGAAGAACTGCCGTGGGTTGTGGaattctcttctttcaacaATTCAGCGGAATCAACGCCTTCATTTACTACGCTCCGACTCTTTTCCAGTCACTTGGCCAGTCTGAGGAGATGTCTCTTACCATGTCTGGTATCTTTAATGTTCTTCAGCTAgttgctgttggtgtctGTTTCTTTATCATAGATCGAGTTGGTCGCCGTCCTCTGGCCatctttggtggtgttggaggTGCTGTTTCGTGGGGAATCATGGCTATTCTTGTTGGCATCTTCTCCCATAACTGGAAGGCCAACGCAGCTGCTGGTTGGGGGTGTGTCGCTAtggccttcatcttcattctATGTTATGGAGTTTCATACTCACCTCTCGGCTGGGCCCTGCCGTCAGAAGTCTTTCCCAGTGCAACTCGATCTAAGGGTGTAGCCCTTTCAACTGCAACCTGCTGGATTTGTAACTTTATTGTTG GTGTTATTACTCCTCCTATGCTTGAGTCCATTGGATTTGGCACATATGTCTTTTACGGATCCTGGTGCGCTATTGCTGCTGCCTGGGCATACTTCCTTGTCCCTGAGACTAAGGGCAGATCTCTAGAGGAGATGGACCAAGTATTTGGAGACAACAGCGGtcaagaggagaaggagatttTGAAAGCAACTGCTGCGCAGGCCAGGAGTGCAGGCAATCCTATTCATCATGTGTAG
- a CDS encoding CobB/CobQ-like glutamine amidotransferase domain-containing protein has product MHHVLIGESCYTASEVQKLVQRINDQSPVKVAKLTGSWQYYLDLETEDAAVLGSIKKILEAIEQPTDAPSTGGNKNSIDIYVSPRNVSPWSSKATSIALVCDLKTVNRIERGRVIHIELEDGFKGEEDLSFRDILHDRMTEFFSLSPPALDTMFAHGARNPLVVVDIFSDERGPLAALQDHNKQAGLGLDQPNMEYLVKQYTALGRSPNDVELFMFAQVNSEHCRHHVFNASWTIDGVSQENSLFGMIKNTHKSNPEYVISAYSDNAAVLSGDEGNYWAPDYSTGSWKLTREVVQPLIKVETHNHPTAISPFPGAATGSGGEIRDEGAVGRGSSPKAGLAGFWVSDLLIPGNKRPWELDIGRPSHYASSLDIMLEAPIGSARFNNEFGRPALTGTFRTLLTNEAGSDVPEYRGYHKPIMIAGGIGSVRPQHALKEESHVEEGAHVIVLGGPAMLIGLGGGAASSNTGSDATADLDFDSVQRGNPEMERRAQMVINTCVALGPESPIAFIHDVGAGGLSNALPELVKDAGFGGKFELRQVESADNSMSPLQIWCNEAQERYVLLVNRDGLNRFTSICRRERCGFSVVGTAVTKDESGVSKLVLTDREPTIQPPVDPINLPMDVLFPPGRRISKDVQRVEKNLRPFDAVKSLTEHCGSSDIGDLVTKATELVFNLPSVGSKNFLITIGDRTVGGLSVRDQLVGPWQTPVADVAVTLTSFSLDDKKRRGEAMAMGEKPNLALISAAASARMAVVESLMNLGAADIKPGPVNGDLKRVKLSANWMAAVGHPGEGAALYDAVQAIGMELCPQLGVSIPVGKDSLSMKASWKDKETSESQTVTAPVSLVISAFSLVEDVRSTWTPQLRRVEEVGESVLVFVDLAQGFRAMGGSALAQTLGQIGNESPDVRDVQIIRDFFDALWQLHQEDIVLAYHDRSDGGLLTTVAEMMFAGRCGADISLDSLAESEDKVLDALFNEELGAVFQIRRGDEIKFKRCFATCGPPHGLIKTIGYVRPTSKQSLLVKYRSKTIVDLERAKIQQWWTSTSYEMQKLRDNPECAQSEFEAIQDNRDPGLHYKLKFDPADVSLPALTSIKSLVYKPRVAILREQGVNGHAEMAFAFRAAGFDAVDVHMSDILDGFSLDGFRGLAACGGFSYGDVLGAGNGWAQSILMHDGARKTFEAFFKRPDTFSLGVCNGCQMLTRLKELIPGAEHWPTFVENASTQFEGRYSMVTIEDKSENSVFFSGMSGSSFPIVVSHGEGRAAFSSANDLQSVNDSGLIPFRYVDNYGSVTERYPFNPNGSPQGIAGVQSRDGRVVAMMPHPERTIMADVGSWKPERQLAEWGQYGPWFQLFLNARKWAA; this is encoded by the exons ATGCACCACGTCCTGATCGGCGAGTCGTGCTACACGGCTTCTGAAGTCCAGAAGCTCGTGCAGCGCATCAATGATCAGAGTCCCGTCAAGGTTGCTAAGCTCACGGGCTCCTGGCAATACTACCTCGACCTCGAGACTGAGGATGCCGCCGTTCTCGGCAGCATTaagaagatcctcgaggCCATTGAGCAGCCTACAGATGCTCCCTCAACCGGCGGCAACAAGAATTCCATCGATATCTACGTCAGCCCCCGGAACGTTTCCCCATGGAGCTCCAAAGCTACCAGCATCGCCCTCGTCTGCGATCTCAAGACCGTTAACCGCATCGAACGAGGTCGAGTCATCCATATCGAACTCGAGGATGGTTTCAAGGGAGAGGAGGATTTGAGTTTCCGGGACATCCTGCATGATCGCATGACAGAATTTTTCAGCCTTTCTCCACCGGCCCTCGATACCATGTTCGCTCATGGTGCTCGAAACCctctcgtcgtcgtcgacaTCTTTTCCGATGAGCGCGGTCCCTTGGCCGCTCTCCAGGACCATAACAAACAGGCTGGGCTTGGTCTCGACCAACCCAATATGGAGTACTTGGTTAAACAGTACACTGCTCTTGGTCGATCTCCT AACGACGTTGAGCTGTTCATGTTTGCTCAGGTCAACTCTGAGCACTGCCGACATCATGTCTTTAATGCTTCGTGGACAATTGACGGTGTCAGCCAGGAGAACAGTTTATTCGGCATGATTAAGAACACCCATAAATCAAACCCCGAATATGTCATCAGCGCCTATTCTGATAACGCGGCCGT CCTTTCCGGTGACGAGGGTAACTACTGGGCTCCAGACTATTCCACCGGAAGCTGGAAGCTCACCCGCGAGGTTGTCCAGCCTCTCATCAAGGTTGAAACGCATAACCATCCCACTGCCATCTCCCCCTTTCCCGGTGCCGCAACCGGAAGCGGTGGTGAGATTCGAGATGAGGGCGCTGTTGGACGTGGCTCTTCTCCCAAAGCTGGTCTTGCCGGTTTCTGGGTTTCTGATCTCTTGATTCCCGGCAACAAGAGGCCATGGGAGCTTGATATTGGACGTCCTTCTCACTATGCCTCTAGTCTTGACATCATGCTGGAGGCCCCAATTGGCTCTGCTCGCTTCAATAACGAGTTTGGTCGTCCTGCCCTGACCGGTACTTTCCGAACTCTTCTCACCAACGAGGCCGGATCCGACGTTCCAGAGTACAGAGGATACCACAAGCCAATCATGATTGCTGGTGGTATCGGTAGCGTTCGACCCCAACATGCTCTCAAGGAAGAGAGCCATGTTGAAGAGGGTGCCCATGTTATTGTCCTGGGTGGTCCTGCAATGCTGattggtcttggtggtggtgctgcCTCCTCCAACACCGGCAGCGATGCCACAGCGGATCTTGACTTCGACAGTGTTCAGCGTGGAAACCCCGAAATGGAGCGACGAGCCCAGATGGTCATCAACACTTGCGTCGCCCTTGGACCAGAAAGTCCAATTGCCTTTATCCACGATGTTGGTGCTGGCGGTCTCTCAAATGCTCTTCCTGAGCTTGTGAAGGACGCTGGGTTTGGAGGCAAGTTCGAACTTCGACAGGTTGAGAGCGCTGATAACTCTATGTCTCCTCTTCAGATCTGGTGTAACGAGGCCCAGGAACGATATgttcttctcgtcaacaGAGATGGTCTCAACCGCTTCACTAGCATCTGCCGACGAGAGCGATGTGGCTTCTCTGTTGTCGGAACTGCCGTTACCAAGGATGAGAGTGGTGTTTCAAAGCTTGTTCTCACTGATCGTGAGCCTACAATTCAGCCTCCCGTTGATCCCATCAACCTTCCTATGGATGTTCTCTTCCCTCCTGGACGACGAATCTCTAAGGACGTTCAACGTGTTGAGAAGAACCTTCGTCCCTTTGACGCTGTCAAGAGTCTCACCGAGCACTGCGGCAGCTCTGACATTGGCGATTTGGTTACTAAAGCTACAGAGTTGGTTTTCAACCTCCCCTCTGTTGGGTCAAAGAACTTCCTCATCACTATCGGTGACCGTACTGTTGGCGGTCTGTCTGTTCGAGACCAGCTTGTTGGTCCTTGGCAGACTCCAGTTGCGGATGTCGCCGTCACCCTTACCAGCTTCAGTCTTGATGACAAGAAGCGACGTGGTGAAGCCATGGCCATGGGTGAGAAGCCTAACCTCGCTCTCATCTCGGCTGCCGCATCTGCCCGTatggctgttgttgagagtTTGATGAACCTTGGTGCAGCTGACATCAAGCCTGGTCCCGTCAACGGTGATCTCAAGCGCGTTAAGCTCTCGGCCAACTGGATGGCCGCTGTTGGTCACCCTGGCGAAGGTGCTGCTCTTTACGATGCTGTTCAGGCTATCGGCATGGAGCTCTGCCCTCAACTTGGCGTTTCAATTCCTGTCGGAAAGGATTCTCTGTCCATGAAGGCCTCCtggaaggacaaggagaCCTCTGAGTCTCAGACTGTCACTGCTCCTGTCTCACTGGTCATCTCAGCTTTCAGCTTGGTTGAAGATGTCCGCAGCACATGGACGCCCCAGCTTCGCcgtgttgaggaggttggCGAGTCTGTCCTGGTCTTCGTTGATCTTGCTCAGGGCTTCCGTGCTATGGGTGGCTCCGCTCTTGCTCAGACACTCGGTCAGATTGGTAACGAATCTCCTGATGTTCGCGATGTTCAGATCATCCGTGACTTCTTTGATGCTTTGTGGCAGCTTCATCAGGAGGACATTGTCCTCGCATACCACGATCGATCTGATGGTGGTCTGCTCACAACCGTTGCCGAGATGATGTTTGCTGGCCGATGTGGCGCTGATATTTCTCTTGACAGCCTTGCTGAGTCTGAGGACAAGGTGCTCGATGCCCTCTTCAACGAAGAGTTGGGAGCTGTCTTCCAGATCCGCCGAGGTGACGAGATCAAGTTCAAGAGGTGCTTCGCAACATGTGGTCCTCCTCATGGTCTTATCAAGACTATCGGCTATGTTCGCCCTACTAGCAAGCAATCTCTCCTTGTCAAGTACAGGTCAAAGACCATTGTCGACCTGGAGCGTGCCAAGATCCAACAGTGGTGGACTAGCACTTCTTACGAGATGCAGAAGCTCCGAGACAACCCCGAGTGCGCTCAGTCCGAGTTCGAGGCTATTCAAGATAACAGGGATCCTGGTCTACACTACAAGCTCAAGTTTGACCCTGCTGATGTCAGCCTTCCAGCTCTCACAAGCATCAAGAGCCTGGTATACAAGCCCAGAG TTGCCATTCTTCGAGAGCAAGGTGTCAACGGTCACGCCGAGATGGCTTTTGCCTTCCGAGCTGCTGGCTTTGACGCTGTTGATGTTCACATGTCTGATATCCTTGACGGCTTCTCTCTGGACGGATTCCGAGGTCTTGCTGCCTGTGGTGGTTTCTCGTATGG TGACGTTCTCGGTGCTGGTAACGGTTGGGCCCAGTCTATCCTGATGCATGACGGTGCTCGCAAGACGTTTGAGGCTTTCTTCAAGCGTCCTGATACCTTCTCACTAGGTGTTTGCAACGGTTGTCAGATGCTGACTCGAC TCAAGGAGTTGATTCCTGGAGCCGAGCACTGGCCAACATTCG TTGAAAACGCCAGCACCCAGTTCGAGGGCCGATACTCGATGGTGACCATCGAAGACAAGTCCGAGAACTCTGTCTTCTTCAGTGGCATGAGCGGATCTTCGTTCCCCATCGTCGTTTCTCACGGTGAGGGCCGAGCGGCTTTCTCTTCGGCCAACGACTTGCAGTCCGTCAACGACTCAGGTCTTATTCCCTTCCGCTATGTCGACAACTACGGCTCCGTTACAGAGAGATACCCCTTCAACCCCAACGGTAGCCCTCAGGGTATCGCAGGTGTGCAGAGCAGGGACGGCCGTGTCGTCGCCATGATGCCTCACCCCGAGCGTACCATCATGGCCGATGTTGGCTCGTGGAAGCCTGAGCGCCAGCTGGCCGAATGGGGACAATATGGTCCTTGGTTCCAGCTCTTCTTGAACGCTCGTAAATGGGCCgcttaa
- a CDS encoding uncharacterized protein (expressed protein), translated as MICVPGVPSVAGIICVTFSLASANLVLGSMTVKSSLLSLGVKVSASGLLEAGVVMPLTESSVVGTADTEAGPVGTGGGVSMSTVPGSPGEPGG; from the coding sequence ATGATCTGTGTTCCGGGGGTTCCATCAGTGGCGGGGATAATCTGTGTGACATTCTCGCTAGCATCAGCGAACCTGGTGTTGGGTTCTATGACAGTAAAGTCATCGTTGCTATCGCTCGGAGTCAAGGTAAGTGCATCGGGGTTGCTTGAAGCAGGTGTTGTGATGCCACTGACTGAATCATCAGTGGTGGGCACTGCCGATACTGAGGCAGGACCAGTAGGAACTGGAGGAGGAGTCTCAATGAGCACGGTTCCGGGATCTCCAGGGGAGCCAGGAGGGTAG